The following are from one region of the Sandaracinus amylolyticus genome:
- the asnB gene encoding asparagine synthase (glutamine-hydrolyzing), translated as MCGISGIWSIDGRGDALRARAAVIRDSIAHRGPDDAGEWEETTCGLVLGQRRLSILDLSPLGHQPMVSASGRYVVVFNGEIYNHLRIRAELPDVAFRGTSDTETLLAAIERWGLEGALSRFVGMFAIALWDREARTLQLVRDRLGIKPLYWGRTTRGDLLFGSELRALRTHPEFDTTIDREALTAYFETSCVPAPLSIHRAARKLEPGTILTFRAPQRDPQATRYWRVEDVAHDGLRDPLRDSEPEILERIEETLRDAVRLRLLSDVPLGAFLSGGIDSSLVVAIAQELSSAPLRTYSIGSTDAAYDESAFASEVARRLGTRHTALTVRDAEAREIVPQLASIYDEPFADSSQIPTFLVSRLARNDVTVALSGDGGDELFGGYNRYLWAPRLARVQSVPRAARRVAAAALELLPTSAWDSIHAHLSPPLPPVRLVGDKLHKGARVLRTGSIDEMYAALRRQWWPSPVLDVLTPDEAVHAGRTFDAAHALMLRDAAAYLPDDILTKVDRASMAVALEARVPILDHRVVELAWRVPMRMKIRDGKGKWALRELLAKRLPRDVFERPKTGFSVPVGAWLRGPLRDWAESLLDAKSLESAGLDARLVRARWQAHQEGAADAGLALWDVLAFAAWQREIERGVRAEARDPFARSSA; from the coding sequence ATGTGCGGCATCTCGGGGATCTGGTCGATCGATGGGCGAGGGGATGCGCTCCGCGCGCGGGCCGCGGTCATTCGCGATTCGATCGCGCATCGCGGTCCTGACGACGCGGGCGAGTGGGAGGAGACGACGTGCGGGCTCGTGTTGGGCCAGCGACGCCTGTCGATCCTCGACCTCTCGCCGCTCGGGCATCAGCCGATGGTGTCGGCCTCGGGCCGCTACGTCGTCGTGTTCAACGGCGAGATCTACAACCATCTGCGCATTCGTGCGGAGCTCCCCGACGTTGCGTTCCGCGGCACGTCGGACACCGAGACGCTGCTCGCCGCGATCGAGCGCTGGGGCCTCGAGGGCGCGCTCTCGCGCTTCGTCGGGATGTTCGCGATCGCGCTGTGGGATCGCGAGGCGCGCACGCTGCAGCTCGTGCGCGATCGCCTCGGCATCAAGCCGCTCTACTGGGGGCGCACGACGCGCGGCGATCTGCTCTTCGGCTCGGAGCTGCGCGCGCTGCGGACGCACCCCGAGTTCGACACGACGATCGATCGCGAAGCGCTCACCGCGTACTTCGAGACGAGCTGTGTCCCGGCACCGCTCTCGATCCACCGCGCCGCGCGCAAGCTCGAGCCCGGGACGATCCTGACGTTCCGCGCGCCGCAGCGCGATCCCCAAGCGACGCGCTACTGGCGCGTGGAGGACGTCGCACACGACGGACTTCGGGATCCGCTCCGCGACTCCGAGCCGGAGATCCTGGAGCGCATCGAGGAGACGCTCCGGGACGCGGTGCGCCTGCGCCTCCTGTCGGACGTGCCGCTCGGCGCGTTCCTCTCGGGAGGCATCGACTCCTCGCTGGTCGTCGCGATCGCGCAAGAGCTCTCGAGCGCGCCGCTCCGCACGTATTCGATCGGCAGCACGGACGCGGCGTACGACGAGTCGGCGTTCGCGTCGGAGGTCGCGCGTCGCCTCGGGACCCGGCACACGGCGCTCACCGTCCGCGACGCCGAGGCCCGCGAGATCGTGCCGCAGCTGGCTTCGATCTACGACGAGCCGTTCGCCGACAGCTCGCAGATCCCGACGTTCCTCGTCTCGCGTCTCGCGCGCAACGACGTCACGGTCGCGCTCTCGGGCGACGGCGGAGACGAGCTCTTCGGCGGGTACAACCGGTACCTGTGGGCACCGCGCCTCGCGCGCGTCCAGTCGGTCCCGCGTGCCGCGCGCCGGGTCGCAGCGGCAGCGCTGGAGCTGCTGCCGACGAGCGCGTGGGACTCCATCCACGCGCACCTCAGTCCTCCGCTGCCGCCAGTGCGGCTCGTCGGCGACAAGCTGCACAAGGGTGCTCGCGTGCTGCGCACGGGCTCGATCGACGAGATGTACGCCGCTCTGCGTCGGCAGTGGTGGCCCTCGCCCGTGCTCGACGTGCTGACACCCGACGAGGCCGTGCACGCCGGGCGTACGTTCGACGCGGCACATGCGCTGATGCTCCGGGATGCTGCCGCGTACCTGCCGGACGACATCCTCACGAAGGTCGACCGTGCGAGCATGGCAGTCGCGCTCGAGGCGCGGGTTCCGATCCTGGACCACCGTGTCGTCGAGCTCGCGTGGCGTGTTCCGATGCGGATGAAGATCCGCGACGGGAAGGGCAAATGGGCCCTCCGCGAGCTGCTCGCCAAGCGACTTCCGCGTGACGTGTTCGAGCGCCCGAAGACCGGGTTCAGCGTGCCCGTCGGCGCGTGGCTCCGCGGTCCGCTGCGCGACTGGGCCGAGTCCCTGCTGGACGCGAAGTCGCTCGAGTCCGCAGGGCTCGATGCGCGGCTCGTGCGTGCGCGCTGGCAGGCGCATCAGGAGGGCGCAGCCGACGCCGGTCTCGCGCTCTGGGACGTGCTCGCATTCGCGGCGTGGCAGCGGGAGATCGAGCGAGGCGTACGCGCGGAGGCGAGAGATCCGTTCGCGAGGAGCTCGGCGTGA